The following proteins are encoded in a genomic region of Microbacterium sp. NC79:
- the murC gene encoding UDP-N-acetylmuramate--L-alanine ligase: MIRPDLSLPIPETIDAAHFIGIGGSGMSGLARMFLARGIRVSGSDRADSPGLRELEALGATVFVGHDAANLAEDVDTVIHTGAIWPENPEFLLAKARGLHVIHRSQALHWLIGSRRLVSVAGAHGKTTSTGMIVTGLTAMGKNPTFVNGGVIASLGVSSAPGSDDLFVIEADESDGTFLLYDTSIALITNVDPDHLDHYGSRDAFDAAFATFANEAREAVVISSDDPGAVAVRERITHPHVITFGQAADADVRLHDVTSDATGVSFTITVAGQSVSAHLPVAGLHNALNAAGAAAVLVALGHELDAAVRSLEGFGGTARRFELHDTVGGVSVYDDYAHHPTEVDAALTAARTVVGSGRIIALHQPHTYSRTQLMHREFAEVLENRADHTIVLDVYGAREDPVAGVTGELVSNDFANPDNVHFVADWQAAADYAAQVAQEGDFIVTLGCGNVNLIIPQVLEALAARAK; the protein is encoded by the coding sequence ATGATTCGACCCGATTTGAGCCTCCCCATCCCCGAGACAATCGACGCCGCGCACTTTATCGGCATCGGTGGCTCGGGCATGAGCGGACTAGCGCGTATGTTCCTCGCCCGTGGTATCCGTGTATCCGGATCTGACCGCGCCGATAGCCCCGGCCTGCGCGAGTTGGAGGCGCTCGGCGCGACGGTCTTCGTCGGACACGACGCAGCCAACCTTGCCGAAGACGTTGACACCGTCATCCACACCGGTGCTATCTGGCCCGAGAACCCCGAGTTCCTGCTCGCGAAGGCCCGTGGGCTGCACGTCATCCACCGCTCGCAGGCGCTGCACTGGCTCATCGGTTCCCGCCGTCTCGTTTCGGTTGCCGGCGCCCACGGCAAGACCACCTCGACCGGCATGATTGTCACCGGCCTCACGGCGATGGGGAAGAACCCCACGTTCGTCAACGGCGGCGTGATCGCGTCACTCGGCGTTTCCAGTGCGCCAGGCAGTGACGACCTGTTTGTGATCGAAGCCGACGAATCTGACGGCACGTTCTTGCTGTACGACACATCGATCGCGCTGATCACCAACGTCGATCCCGATCACCTCGACCACTACGGCTCTCGCGACGCCTTCGATGCCGCATTCGCGACTTTCGCCAACGAGGCACGCGAGGCGGTCGTTATTTCCTCTGACGACCCCGGCGCTGTCGCGGTGCGCGAGCGCATTACCCACCCTCACGTCATTACGTTTGGCCAGGCAGCTGACGCCGATGTGCGACTGCATGATGTCACGAGTGACGCAACCGGTGTGTCGTTCACGATCACGGTGGCGGGGCAGAGTGTCAGCGCGCACCTGCCTGTCGCTGGCCTCCACAACGCCCTCAACGCGGCGGGTGCCGCGGCGGTGCTTGTCGCTCTCGGTCACGAGCTCGACGCCGCTGTGCGCTCACTTGAAGGCTTCGGCGGAACCGCACGACGGTTCGAACTGCACGACACGGTTGGTGGTGTGAGCGTCTACGACGATTACGCCCACCACCCGACCGAAGTGGATGCCGCACTCACCGCTGCCCGCACGGTTGTTGGTTCCGGTCGCATCATCGCGTTGCACCAGCCGCACACCTACTCGCGCACGCAGCTCATGCACCGCGAGTTCGCCGAGGTTCTCGAAAACCGCGCCGATCACACGATCGTCCTCGACGTGTACGGCGCTCGTGAAGACCCCGTTGCGGGGGTCACGGGAGAGCTGGTCTCCAATGATTTCGCGAATCCAGACAACGTACACTTCGTCGCTGACTGGCAAGCGGCCGCTGACTATGCGGCCCAAGTGGCGCAGGAGGGCGATTTCATCGTCACCCTCGGCTGCGGCAACGTCAATCTGATCATCCCGCAGGTACTCGAGGCCCTCGCCGCTCGCGCGAAGTAG
- a CDS encoding GntR family transcriptional regulator, whose protein sequence is MFQIDRSSAIAPYEQLRSQIVEAVSSGQLAVDTRLPTVRALAAELGTAAGTIARAYRELEEAGVVVTRGRNGTFIAAHGDAAERAVQHAAAAYAEVVRSLHVSDDVAIELVTRALHSSPTS, encoded by the coding sequence ATGTTTCAGATCGATCGTTCCAGCGCCATTGCCCCGTATGAGCAGTTGCGCTCGCAAATTGTCGAGGCGGTTTCGAGCGGACAGTTGGCCGTTGATACTCGCCTTCCCACCGTGCGTGCGTTGGCTGCAGAACTGGGGACGGCTGCCGGAACCATTGCGCGCGCGTATCGGGAACTGGAAGAAGCCGGAGTGGTCGTGACCCGCGGCCGCAACGGAACCTTTATCGCCGCGCACGGCGATGCCGCCGAACGCGCCGTGCAGCACGCCGCAGCCGCGTACGCCGAGGTCGTGCGCTCCCTCCACGTGAGTGACGACGTGGCGATCGAGCTCGTCACCCGCGCCCTGCACTCATCCCCCACCTCCTGA